One window from the genome of Xenorhabdus bovienii SS-2004 encodes:
- a CDS encoding MFS transporter, with protein MFSSFSYISDYLTKVTYLSNSMIAIFLILFGASGYMGNFIFSRLLQKNTVRTTYAYTFLFILVYLLVWLLGFSPFVMVLLIIFWGIFHSSGLIVSQTWLMHEASEAPEFANSLYIAFSNLGITLGAMAGGFVISHYGVHSIVLTGILFLIFSFFSIYIKNRATVANQTSDKTII; from the coding sequence ATGTTTTCTAGTTTTAGCTATATTTCTGATTATCTTACAAAAGTAACCTATCTCAGTAATAGTATGATTGCTATTTTCCTTATTTTATTTGGTGCTAGTGGTTATATGGGTAATTTTATCTTTAGCCGTCTATTACAAAAAAACACAGTTAGAACTACCTATGCTTATACATTTTTATTTATTTTGGTCTATTTATTAGTGTGGCTATTGGGTTTTTCACCTTTTGTAATGGTACTATTGATTATATTTTGGGGTATTTTTCACTCATCGGGGTTAATCGTCAGTCAAACATGGTTAATGCATGAAGCAAGTGAAGCGCCTGAGTTTGCCAACAGCCTATATATCGCTTTTTCTAATTTAGGAATAACCTTAGGCGCAATGGCTGGTGGATTTGTTATATCACACTACGGTGTACATTCAATTGTACTGACGGGAATTCTGTTTTTAATATTTTCTTTCTTCAGTATTTACATAAAAAATCGTGCAACGGTAGCCAACCAAACCTCAGATAAAACGATTATTTAA
- a CDS encoding LysR family transcriptional regulator has product MRKNDHFSGIIAFVMTAQLGSFTAAAERLGLTKSAVGKSLNRLEERLGLKLFQRSTRSLSLTPEGDIFLQSCQNAIAILEQAEAGIASHITSPIGRLRIDLPAAFGRQRILPILLNITKEYPELTLSVSFSERFVDVIEDGIDLVIRIGELADSSGLIARRLTTQKLVICATPDYLQRRGIPTSSDELNQHHCIVGFRRHQPFHWCLRITNSNNKNITPPPTYELADGDAMLTAVLAGCGLAQLPLWMVNRYLKSGELKTVLPEYSGAEVPISAIWPKNRHLLPKIRYVMLSILLLQQQKKVYWMNNNELLNNRFI; this is encoded by the coding sequence ATGCGTAAAAACGATCATTTTAGTGGAATTATTGCCTTTGTGATGACAGCACAATTAGGCAGTTTTACTGCTGCGGCTGAACGACTTGGACTGACGAAATCTGCGGTTGGAAAAAGTCTAAATCGCCTTGAAGAACGATTGGGGCTTAAGCTTTTTCAGCGTTCTACAAGAAGCTTGAGTCTAACTCCTGAAGGTGATATTTTTCTGCAAAGTTGCCAAAATGCGATAGCGATTTTAGAACAAGCCGAAGCGGGGATAGCTTCTCATATCACTTCACCAATAGGTCGATTACGTATTGATCTCCCTGCTGCTTTTGGACGCCAACGCATTCTTCCTATCTTGTTAAATATCACTAAGGAATACCCTGAACTCACATTGTCAGTCTCTTTTAGCGAGCGGTTTGTTGATGTGATTGAGGACGGTATCGATTTAGTGATCCGTATTGGTGAATTAGCAGATAGTAGTGGTTTGATTGCTAGACGCCTCACGACCCAAAAATTAGTAATTTGCGCTACTCCAGACTATTTACAACGTCGAGGAATACCTACAAGTTCTGATGAACTAAATCAACATCATTGTATTGTCGGGTTTCGGCGTCATCAGCCCTTCCACTGGTGTTTAAGAATAACGAATAGTAATAACAAAAATATTACGCCTCCACCTACTTACGAATTGGCGGATGGTGATGCAATGCTTACTGCTGTGTTAGCGGGTTGTGGATTGGCACAATTGCCACTATGGATGGTGAATCGATACCTAAAAAGTGGTGAATTAAAAACTGTTTTACCTGAATATTCGGGGGCTGAAGTACCAATCAGCGCCATTTGGCCAAAAAACCGTCATCTGCTGCCGAAGATACGTTACGTTATGTTGTCGATACTCTTGTTGCAGCAGCAGAAAAAGGTTTATTGGATGAATAATAATGAATTATTAAATAATCGTTTTATCTGA
- a CDS encoding DUF4184 family protein → MPWTFSHPAAVFPLKSFPGGRLLNLPALITGSLSPDFFYSVGLYDVATVAHHLPGWFYTAFPLCLLIFLIVRLLSYPLSVLFPISFARYEKPDYKDRVAFVLSLFIGAVTHIGWDAFTHDKGFFVELIPLLQFRVFHSITNGQGISIYKILQHLSSLLGLLYLTMKYWRYQKKLDLSVQKMNKRKLYHLIGIGFISGFLTCPLALFLSWEVSGINMSRFIFKELTLSVPVFFIILVFISLWIRYYFSKIKPVQSKSIGIPIDNT, encoded by the coding sequence ATGCCATGGACATTTTCACATCCAGCAGCCGTTTTTCCTTTGAAGAGTTTTCCGGGGGGGAGGTTGTTAAATTTGCCTGCGCTAATTACTGGCAGTTTGTCTCCTGATTTCTTTTACTCTGTTGGGTTATATGATGTTGCAACGGTTGCGCATCACTTACCCGGATGGTTTTATACCGCATTTCCTTTATGTTTATTGATATTTTTGATTGTACGTCTATTGTCATATCCTTTATCCGTCCTTTTTCCAATATCCTTTGCTCGTTATGAAAAACCAGACTATAAGGACAGAGTTGCTTTTGTGTTGTCGTTATTTATAGGAGCTGTAACTCATATTGGCTGGGATGCATTCACACATGATAAAGGTTTTTTTGTCGAGCTAATTCCTCTACTACAGTTCCGCGTTTTTCATTCCATTACCAACGGGCAGGGGATAAGTATATATAAAATACTACAGCATCTCAGTTCGTTATTAGGATTATTGTACCTCACCATGAAGTACTGGCGATATCAGAAAAAATTGGATCTAAGCGTTCAAAAAATGAACAAAAGAAAACTTTACCATCTGATTGGTATTGGGTTTATCTCAGGTTTTTTAACATGCCCTTTAGCATTATTTTTATCCTGGGAAGTATCGGGGATAAATATGAGCAGGTTTATTTTTAAGGAACTTACTCTATCTGTACCAGTCTTTTTTATTATTCTGGTATTTATTTCGCTATGGATAAGGTATTACTTTTCGAAGATTAAACCTGTTCAATCAAAATCTATTGGCATTCCAATAGACAACACATAG
- a CDS encoding DUF2946 domain-containing protein produces MLSLFRLSQRRIPALIASLAILMLFIGPVVSKTLEHRRDSIKSEAHHNMPMSGMQNSNNHHYASSVNGHDMHHGASHTHTGLMDDIACGYCQLLINLPLLTWVFIPFIWLALTISRTPPVRFFLGSAIQLFYGESQPRAPPLN; encoded by the coding sequence TTGTTATCGCTTTTTCGTCTATCACAACGCCGAATACCTGCTTTGATCGCCTCACTGGCGATTTTGATGTTGTTCATTGGACCAGTGGTATCAAAAACTCTGGAGCATCGGCGTGACAGCATAAAAAGCGAAGCCCACCACAACATGCCAATGTCTGGCATGCAAAATAGCAATAATCATCATTACGCATCATCGGTAAATGGTCATGATATGCATCATGGCGCTTCCCATACCCATACGGGGTTGATGGATGATATTGCCTGTGGTTATTGTCAGCTTCTGATTAACCTGCCATTGCTGACGTGGGTGTTTATTCCGTTTATCTGGCTGGCACTGACTATCTCCCGCACCCCTCCAGTCCGGTTTTTTTTGGGTTCTGCTATTCAGCTGTTTTATGGCGAATCGCAACCGCGCGCCCCACCCCTTAATTAA
- a CDS encoding GNAT family N-acetyltransferase, with amino-acid sequence MEITVFFPEYIEALRILYLESRKVTFTWLNTDNYQLTDFDKDTEGEMIYIAVENGKILGFISVWAQNHFIHHLYVSTEYHRCGIGTQLLDFVKSKYPHQLSLKCLVKNHKAINFYEFNGFIKKAKSSDGLAGNYYLMVFSDQKS; translated from the coding sequence ATGGAAATAACCGTGTTTTTCCCTGAATATATTGAGGCACTGAGAATTCTTTACTTGGAATCAAGAAAGGTCACTTTTACTTGGCTGAATACGGATAACTATCAACTTACTGATTTCGATAAAGATACTGAAGGTGAGATGATTTATATTGCCGTAGAAAACGGTAAGATTCTAGGTTTTATCTCTGTTTGGGCACAGAATCATTTTATCCATCATCTTTATGTTTCTACCGAATATCATCGGTGTGGCATAGGCACTCAACTACTGGATTTCGTCAAATCCAAATATCCACACCAATTAAGTTTAAAATGTTTGGTTAAAAACCATAAAGCGATTAATTTCTACGAATTCAACGGTTTTATCAAGAAAGCTAAAAGCTCAGATGGGCTAGCAGGGAATTACTATCTCATGGTTTTTTCTGATCAAAAGAGTTAG
- a CDS encoding MFS transporter, whose translation MTNKSFFLLMTLTIAVFGVITTEVSVIGLLPQLERQLNITPIQVGYLVSVYAIVVAIAGPVITLLLLRYNRKYVLLCILFIFIASNIIYATENTFNIILIFRILPALTHALFFSIALVIAANSVPKEKSADAVATVFSGVALGMVLGMPLSSFIAEYISLSAAFYFGSVTCLIAFIGVVYFIPSLPVNQQINILEQVTVLKKTKLWISIATVTFIFSAMFSSFSYVF comes from the coding sequence ATGACAAATAAATCATTTTTCTTATTAATGACTTTAACGATTGCCGTTTTTGGAGTTATTACAACGGAAGTTTCTGTTATAGGGTTACTTCCGCAATTAGAACGTCAGTTAAATATAACTCCCATTCAAGTTGGTTATTTGGTGAGTGTGTATGCAATTGTCGTTGCGATTGCCGGCCCTGTTATTACTTTACTCTTATTAAGATATAATAGAAAGTATGTTTTATTATGCATTTTATTTATCTTTATTGCATCTAACATTATTTACGCCACGGAAAATACATTTAATATAATACTGATTTTTCGGATCTTACCTGCATTAACTCATGCCCTATTTTTTTCAATAGCACTGGTTATAGCAGCAAACTCAGTACCTAAAGAGAAGAGCGCTGATGCGGTAGCGACTGTGTTTTCCGGGGTTGCACTTGGGATGGTACTAGGAATGCCTTTAAGTTCTTTTATTGCTGAATATATTTCACTCAGTGCGGCCTTTTATTTTGGTTCTGTGACATGTTTAATTGCATTTATAGGTGTTGTTTATTTTATTCCGTCATTACCTGTTAACCAACAAATTAATATACTTGAACAAGTAACTGTATTGAAAAAAACAAAGTTATGGATAAGCATTGCAACTGTTACTTTTATTTTTTCAGCTATGTTTTCTAGTTTTAGCTATGTTTTCTAG
- a CDS encoding ASCH domain-containing protein, with protein MEVIENKYPAAESWVFGDSIEMYDKLSALVAKGTKTATSCSYHAYKQVNEEIEIGNEYIVLNGKNLPVCVVRVTAVHLTQFSAMTTELAWKEGEGDRSLHRWRMEHKCSFEREGTFSPDMEVVVIEFGVIEVL; from the coding sequence ATGGAAGTAATTGAAAATAAATATCCTGCTGCTGAAAGTTGGGTATTTGGTGACTCAATCGAAATGTATGACAAGCTTTCTGCCTTAGTTGCCAAAGGCACTAAAACAGCAACGAGTTGTTCATATCATGCTTATAAACAGGTTAATGAAGAGATCGAAATTGGCAATGAGTATATTGTCTTAAATGGTAAAAACCTTCCGGTTTGTGTTGTTAGAGTAACTGCTGTTCATTTAACCCAATTTTCAGCAATGACAACCGAACTGGCTTGGAAGGAGGGCGAGGGTGATAGAAGTCTACATCGTTGGCGGATGGAGCATAAGTGTTCTTTTGAGCGAGAAGGAACGTTTTCTCCAGATATGGAAGTTGTTGTTATCGAGTTTGGGGTAATTGAGGTGCTATAA
- the ydfG gene encoding bifunctional NADP-dependent 3-hydroxy acid dehydrogenase/3-hydroxypropionate dehydrogenase YdfG, whose protein sequence is MIVFVTGATSGFGEAIVRRFIKHGSVVIATGRRQDRLDRLKTELGENFHPIQLDVRDRNAIEKVVQELPDVLRNVDVLVNNAGLALGLEPAHKANPDDWETMIDTNTKGLVNMTRALLPNMVQINHGHVINIGSTAANWPYAGGNVYGATKAFVKQFSLGLRADLQGKNIRVTDIEPGLVGGTEFSQVRFKGNDEKVSKTYDGAEALTPDDIAEAVFWVATLPSRVNINTLEMMPVCQSFAGLSVHRNS, encoded by the coding sequence ATGATTGTTTTTGTGACAGGAGCCACTTCCGGTTTTGGTGAAGCTATTGTGCGGAGATTCATTAAACACGGTTCTGTAGTCATTGCTACGGGACGCAGGCAGGATCGATTGGACAGGTTAAAAACCGAATTAGGCGAAAATTTCCACCCCATTCAACTTGATGTGAGAGATCGTAACGCAATAGAGAAAGTTGTACAGGAACTGCCTGATGTACTTCGAAATGTTGATGTGTTAGTTAATAATGCGGGGTTAGCATTAGGACTAGAACCTGCTCATAAAGCAAACCCAGATGATTGGGAAACAATGATTGATACCAATACTAAAGGGTTGGTGAACATGACACGCGCCCTGCTGCCTAATATGGTACAAATCAATCATGGACACGTTATCAATATTGGTTCTACAGCAGCAAACTGGCCATATGCCGGTGGTAATGTATACGGTGCGACTAAAGCATTTGTTAAGCAGTTCAGTTTAGGATTACGGGCTGATTTACAAGGCAAGAATATTAGAGTGACAGATATTGAGCCTGGGCTTGTTGGCGGAACAGAGTTTTCTCAAGTACGCTTTAAAGGTAATGATGAAAAAGTCAGCAAAACTTACGACGGTGCTGAGGCTCTCACTCCTGATGATATCGCAGAGGCCGTTTTTTGGGTTGCAACCCTGCCTTCTCGCGTCAATATTAATACATTGGAAATGATGCCAGTTTGCCAGTCATTTGCAGGCTTAAGTGTGCATAGAAATTCGTAA